In a single window of the Agrobacterium vitis genome:
- a CDS encoding DMT family transporter — MGAQEWAMLLVLSVLWGGSFLFIGILVKVWPPLTIVTARVALAAIALWIIVRLSGQSVPRRAEVWLAFLGMGLLNNVIPFTLIVWGQTHIPVGLAAIFNATTPLFGVIIAHFLTADEKLTANRLTGVLIGVAGVAVMIGPAVLGHLGADLWGELAVMLAAISYAFAGLFGRRFKTMGLAPLLPAAGQVTAATVVLLPITLMVDAPWTLPVPGLDSIAALLGLALLSTAVGYVLFFRILSTAGATNLMLVTILIPPSAILLGALVLGDQVAPRHLVGMVLIALGLAAIDGRLWRRLRRRAVA; from the coding sequence TGGGCGATGCTGCTGGTGCTTTCGGTACTATGGGGCGGCTCCTTCCTGTTCATCGGCATTCTGGTAAAGGTCTGGCCGCCGCTGACCATCGTTACCGCCCGTGTGGCCCTTGCCGCGATAGCGCTGTGGATCATCGTCCGCTTGTCGGGCCAGTCGGTTCCGCGCAGGGCCGAGGTCTGGCTTGCCTTTCTCGGCATGGGCCTTCTCAACAATGTTATTCCCTTCACCCTGATCGTCTGGGGCCAGACCCATATTCCGGTCGGGCTGGCAGCGATTTTCAACGCGACGACGCCGCTGTTCGGCGTCATCATCGCGCATTTTCTGACCGCCGATGAGAAGCTGACCGCCAACCGGCTGACCGGTGTGCTGATCGGCGTTGCAGGGGTCGCGGTTATGATCGGTCCCGCCGTGCTCGGGCATCTGGGAGCCGATCTCTGGGGCGAGTTGGCTGTGATGCTGGCGGCAATTTCCTATGCCTTTGCTGGCCTGTTCGGGCGGCGCTTCAAGACAATGGGTCTGGCCCCCCTCTTGCCCGCTGCGGGGCAGGTGACGGCGGCAACGGTGGTGCTCCTGCCGATCACGCTGATGGTCGATGCGCCCTGGACCTTGCCCGTTCCCGGTCTCGACAGCATTGCGGCTCTGCTGGGACTGGCATTGCTGTCAACAGCTGTCGGCTATGTGCTGTTTTTCCGGATATTGTCGACGGCCGGTGCCACCAATCTGATGCTGGTCACCATCCTTATTCCGCCCAGCGCCATCCTGCTTGGCGCCTTGGTGTTGGGAGATCAGGTCGCCCCACGCCATCTGGTCGGCATGGTCTTGATCGCGCTCGGACTTGCCGCCATCGATGGCAGGCTATGGCGTCGGCTTCGCCGGCGGGCAGTCGCCTGA